The DNA region CTTCATTATACATATGCTTACTTAGTAGTACACTGCAACAATGTGTTGTCGACATATATAGTTTGAAAAATGACATTTATCGAacattgatatttttttatttacgatattttcttaaaaattagcttcaaacatacaaaaaaaaaaatagagtttaataaattaattaccaTGTCTACATTGCTATTTCACATCATAAGCTATAGGATAATAATTCCCAATTTTGATCGTCAAAAAAAGAGTCCATTTTGTTTGGTTGATAATGATAAGACTGAACAAGTGtcgttttatcaaaaattatatcTTAGTTATTATAACAGATCaaagataattttttaaaaacatttataaTAACTCAAAACATCATGTATCGATTGCTCAAAAACTGTTGGTGAGGAAGATTAATGAAACTGTGTGAGTTACATTAAGGATTTGGATATCAAATAAAAGACAGGAAGCTAGGATAGTAAGGGATATGGAATAATTGTCAAATTTGTATATATGGTGGACATAATCAACGGACGTCATTGTGATGGCTACGTTTAATTGGACGGTTGTGATTAATTGCAAACAACTGTCAACAATTTATGCTGGTCTCTTGCTATCGTGTCTGAACAATGTACTATATATCCATGTGTTCTTACCACTCACATCTTGTTTTCTTAATTCTTACTACCTAAAAAAATCATGGATAcgaatatatttttctatataatacatatatttagtaaagtaaatatatttaaatagttgtttatttaattttttttttgaatggattttgtttttaatttcttaatatattatattgtttTGGTGTTTTTCTATTATTTTTCAGAAGATAATTTTGTTGAAAAGTTCTTGTTGAAATCGCCAAAAGATCTCATgactaataaataaatatgtatatataaatttatattatttgaatttaaaattttgagaaataCCTAGCCCTTAATTTAATGTGAATATACCATTATAACATTTTCCTGTGCTATCATTATTACTTttcacaaaattttaaaaataattcttttagTTTGGTTTCTCAATTCACAATTACTAATAAATGTCTTGTTGTCGATATTATcgattttaaaataatacaatatgATTAAATATCGGTGTtcaatgaaaatattattaatattggtGTTTAATgagaatattattatttttataacagGGGGTGCCTGATGTTTCCGAGTTTGGAGAACTCGACGAGGTGTATGATTTTTGGTTCAGATTAGGACAAGATCATCCCCCAACCAGTGTAATGGTTAAAAAACAATTACAACGCAAACTTATTTACCATATGTCTCCTCAACAGGTAAAATTAACCCAcgtctattattattattattataaagaaAAAATGCAAATGAGAGATTTACCATGTAACGAATCGGTTGACGTCTGGTAAAATTCAGAGATTTACCCACAACTAAATAAATTAGTGAACCCTTAACGCACAAGGATTATAAATGTGTGTAATCTAATGGTTGAGTTGATTCGATTCCATGATTCACGGCTTGGTTATATACATTCTTTGTCCATCCTTTTgtacttaaaaaaatatataattcatattCGCGAAACGAGATTTGTTTAAAAGCATACTTGTTTCAAGCTATGATTGAATAGCTCTGGTAATTTTGTTTCAAGGATTCGTGCCTAGCAGCAATGCTTCTAAAGCCAGGGCCAATTCAAGCTCTACAATCTGCTACATTTACTGAGACCGAGGATTCGGATAAAGTACCACGAATATACATCAAGACGTCGCGGGATCGAATGCTCAGATCTTATCAGCAAGACGCCATGATCAAGAAATGGCCGCCATCTGAAGTTTACGCTTTGGAAAGTGATCACAGCCCTTTCTTTTCAGCTCCACTTCGGCTGATTGAGTTGCTGGTTAAAGTTGCAGTTTCTCATGGATCTGGCGAGTAGGTGGTCTGCAATAAAATGGAAAAAATTATCCTCCCGAACTTTATATCCTTTTGAACCCTATTCATATGTTTTTTAAACGAAAATAAGATTGCAAGGGGTAGTATTATGATTTCTTAttattcaattgttgaagatagATATCATATCAGCATTGATAAAGTTGAAATGTAAAGAAGTCTGAGAAAATGTCGATGTTATACTGATTCAATCGAATCGAACCGAAAACcgtattttttataattcaatgTAATCGACTTGGAGCAAACTGGACTCGGGAAGACGACaaagaaatttttaaaagaaaataattaattataggCAAGTGAGTGATGCTCATATGGACAAATTATATTATTCCCTGCAAAggcatatatatacacacacaggACAGTGGCTTGAACGGTCCGCATCAAACTACAACGTAATGCTTCAAGACCTGCCGAGCAAGATCAGAAGCCCCACTTTTCTTATAGATCAAGTGCAGATTATAAGCTGCTTCTCTCCGAAGATCGCAGTAGCCTCGACTTTTAGTATCTGTATCTTGATTTTCATCTGGAAGTTTTGGGATGGGCAAGTCGCTCTGATGGATTGCCAAAACCTTTTCATAATAAATAACAGCCAAAGTAACTAGACCAACGTGATGATATGCCCGAGCAATGTTAAACAACGATTCCTGCAATTGAAGTTcaaggtcactttattgctccACACTATGTGAAAGGGGAAAAAAACAACACATAACCGGCTTCAAAATCCTAAATCACCAGAGACAACTGAACAGATAAATACCGATTTTGAGCAAATGTTATAGACATCATTTGATCTCAAGTCTTAATACAGCCAAACCTGATTATCTTTACAAAGCCGGGCGTTGTTATGGAGGAAAGCAAGTCCTTGAAGTACAGTCTGGTGCTTGTTTTGGAGTCTGTGGCCTAGAGCTAAGTTTATCAAGGCAGTAcctaaagaaaatgaaaagctTCATTAGAGCATCTCCGGAGTCACTTCAAGCAAAAAAAATACTGGCGTTTAATATCTGGAACTTTCAACGTGATGTTTTCTAGCAAAAGATTTATACCAGCACAGAGGTTGACAAGGGGATCGTCAGGCATCAGTTTATAAGCTTCCAAATATTCTCGAGCAGCTGCTTGATGTTGACTAATCATGGTAAAATGATGCCCGGAAATAAGAATTGGAGGTACAGAATCTTTGTGCTTTGTCCGCATATTATGTAGGAATTTATTGTGCTTCGAGAATCGAATACCAAATCTACaacaggaaaaaaaataaaaataaaaagagacCAGAGGCAAATCAACAAAAATTATGTGAATGTATCAATCAAAACTTTTTTAATCATGTGCATGACATGCAAAAGATTCATCATTACAATTAGTTGTAGAGACTAAGTTTCAGTGGGTTCATAGAATGTGCATTCAAGATTGAATTGAAAGCTCAAAATTAAAACTTGATTGAATCCAATTATGGAAATTTTAAAATGGTCTGAAATCGAAGGATTTTTTTACCAAAGTGGGCCGTGGATTAACTGGGGAGAGGTTTTATGTAGCTTACTCATGTACTTCCACAATGAGAACAACTCATAACTTGGAATTACTGAGAGCACACAACTGGAAATTATCGTATACAAGCTCGAGAGTCTCATAATGCCTCCAAATAGAATTTTGCTTCATGGAAGTTTATATTACCAGCCATAAACTCACACTTTATCATGCTGAAATCGATATGTTGCTGGGGTATCTTGTTACATGTCTCACGCTGACTTCACAGTGAAATGTAAAGTGGTTAACAAGCTTAAGAGTTCTCGAACCTAGAAGGCTAAACCTTTTCAAAACACCATTAGCTGATTAACATCGTCTATTAGACGCAAATAGATATGTTTTAGCAAAACAACAATAAATGTAGAACATAGGCATTGTTACCTTGATACTGCTTTGTAGTAGCAACTCCAGGCAGCAAAGCTGTAAGGATGCTGACTGACAAGGTACCGCACGCAATCCCACCCATTTGCAGGATCAGCAAGATTATATGCTATGCCTACAAGTTCAAAGACGAGGAAATGATCTAGAACTTCTAAAAAATTACAATGCACCTATTCCCAAGTAATAACGAAGCCCCGGTCACTACTGAAATAAAAGAACCAAACATGAAGGAAGATCTACAAAAGTAGCTACAGTTatttcataatttcaagactTACGAGCTCCAAGAGTTCGAAGCTCCTCCTTCATCTCAGTAGAAAAAGTATTGCATTCCACTTTCAAGCAAAGATTGATGATCTCTAATGCATCCCAATACCTTCTCAAGGATGATAATGACTTGCATAACTaaagaaattgattttactaagaaaattttaatcacACAACAGTGTTAATGGAAGATCATATATAAAATCAAACTCTAACCAGGGATGAACACATTTAGGAAAATATAAAGAGAAACATGTGGAAGTAATcatatgattaaataatatagcaCAGCATCAAGTACCACAATCAAATCTAATTCTTATCTTTAATCGGCTCTTCATATATTctgaatatttatttgttttcaagttcaaatgatttacCAAATGCCTTATGCTGTCAATGTTATCAATGCAAAGGAAATATGTTAGCAGGACCTTCAGTTCCATTCCTGTTTACTATGTATTTCTGTTCTTAAAATATGTCTGTGTTATCAGCAATTTCTTTCAAGCTACTCGATGCCTCGCCCTGCAGGCTAACAAGTAACTGAGATTCACATCATGTTTACAGATTACAACATCAAATTAAGATTGGCTCACCAAGAAATAGAGAAAAATGTTCTGAAGCCGTTTCTTGATTTTATGTTCTTTGAAGGCAATCTGACAAATAAATACATAATTGCACAAGAGAGATAATATAGGGCAAAACAGCTCTAATTACAAGTTTTTCCCTTCTTCCTCTCAAGTTCTATCTTATCCTAGTGAACTTGATCAGCCCCAGTAAGTTTTTAGGTCTACCGATATTAAATGCCAACATGATCCAGTAACATTGATACCTGGTGCAGGTTCACTGGAACATGGGCTGTTGAAACAGATAGGAGAGACAAAACCAAACTTTGAAAAAATGAGACAAAGGGTCGGTAGAGTGGGAAGAAGATGGTGAATTGGAGGCTTACGTCTAAAATCAGATGATGATGCCCTTCATCTTTTAGAAGATCTGGCAAAGGGGGTTCCAGAAACAATCGCTGAACCAGTTATTAATTGCATCAAAATGAAAAACAGGTGAGTAGGTCATATCTATATAATCCAAAAGGGAACAATTATAATTTAATCAGGTCACGGTTTTGATTCCTTACTGGAGATTCTTCATCCGAATCATCACTCTCCCAATCAATTCCAGCAGCCAACGCTGCAGCCCTTTTTGCTTCCTTTATTGCATCTTTCCTCCGAAGCAATTTCTTTGCCCTGCTGGCTTTAGACCTATTCCAACATTAAAACTATAATCACATAGCAGTAGCTATTTTCTCTGACAGCTTCCATCCTTATAGGAACATtcattaaattatttaacaCGCAGATGTAACATCTTCAAGCCATAACATGTTTAGGGTTGACTCACACTAGCAAAGTATTTTCCAACATCAAGGAGTCAAAGCATGACTAATGCAAAAAAAGATCGCAATTCATTCTTTTTAACTCTTATTGTTTACTCCTGCTGACGTACACATCTCGAGTCGGTATATAGATTGGATGTCGTCATAGAAGGACATCGCATCCCAAAGCAAATATATGGAGCATAAACAATTATGAGGCAGCTACTTTTAGAAGGGCTAAGAAAAGCCACGTATAGAATTCAGCCACTAGAGCATACTGAATTCAATTTTTGTAAGCCACAGCTAGGCCCACCATAAATTTTGGTCAGGACTTGGGATCAGCACATTGACAAAGGAAAAATTGTAAATTCCCCTTTTTGGCATTTCGGAATCCATATTTAGGAGAATTGCTGCAGACAGAGACAATATCGCCCATGTAAAGGATGGTCTAGTTACACGTCAATAGTAATAAACTAACATACAATTGCCAATTAGATTAATAGTGAATTATAGAACTAAACTATAACAAATGAATGTAGATTTACCAAGTATTCTGTCTCATCATTGCCACTATTCCAACTTAAAATGCTGCCTGATACTACGATTTTATTAACATGAAGAAAATTATGTCCCACTGGCAGGTAACTGTAGTTACAACTAGCAAGGATCGAATGATCACTATTATTTACTCCTCTTAAGTATCTAATATACCTATCCATggattgattgattgattggTCAATCGATGGATAGATAGGTAATTAAGGCATCAAACTAGAAATGTGTTCAGCCAAAAAACTCACAAATCTGCAGATGAGGCTACGGGCCTAAATCTGTGAAATACACGGCCAGTCTGATGATCGTCCAGTACTTTAGCCCTCTCTGAAAGAACACTTCTAGACAATCGTTTCCTGGGCTTAACCTGATTCCAAATGAAGATTTGAAACTCTAAAATTATTATGGTACTCCTAAATATTAAATGTGCCATCAAGAATGGAACACAAATCAACAAATGTAGGGCATAATCGCCACGATGTATCTAATCTAATATGAAGGCTCTGGTTCCGTCGCAGAGAATTAAATAGGATTGAAGGCTCTGGTTCCATCCCACACCTAAGGTCACGAATGAAATTTTTTGTgtccaaataaaattttatattttgtcatTTGCTATGTAATCTTTTTTTATTGGGCAACTTCTAGATGCACAATTCCCTACCAGAAACAGAGAGATAAATTAGCAACTTGCGGATGTTTTTGCAATAATGTAACTCTTCACATCCAAACAGAAAAACCTTTTCTCTTGGGAGTGAATAATTTGGAAGAACTGCCATTTGGATCCCTTCAGCTAATGTGACAGTAATTCTGAAATTTCAAGATTTGCAGCAGCATGAAATGTGAACTCTATGAGATCTGAAGTACTTGGTATGCTTGGATTAAGAAAAATAAGATGACTTTTACAATAATCTAATTCATCACAGGTTCTCGACAATAAGTATCTAGCTTAGAAAGTAGAAAGAACCATTGATGGCGAAGCCTTCAACCGTGTGTAGCAAGGATGGAGaattgatatattgatttacttttgtactgCTACTCATATAACTGAAGGTAGTTCTTTCaaaacattcataaattaacaaACAAGATACAACTTTATCCACAGAAGTTTCATTTCAAGTCAGCTGACAATGGAAAAAAGAACACAGATGGGTAGAACATAGACCAGGGAGAGGGGATGTAATTTAACGTTACCTTTCGCCGAACTGATTCAAGAAACAAAGTCTCGCGAATTACAGGAAAAATTACATCTACGAAAGCCTCACAAGACCCTTTAGCTTTATAAATTTGAGAAAGCTTTAATTTTATTCTCCCACAATGCCACCATGCTTTAGACACATCTGAATTTGGGGCAGGAGTTGATTCTGAAAATAAAACACCACTTACTAGGAAAGTGATAAATGATAAGATGTCCTATTAAAAAAGGCCAAAAGAGAGAAGTATACCTGCTTCTACCGGAGGTGACAGCACAGAGATTGCTTCATCTTCTCTACCGTCTTCAAGAAGAAGAGATGACAAAGTCAACCGAGCATCAACACCATCATTAAGTTTTTGAATAGCTGAACACAATTTAAATTGATCATATACTTCAGTGAAACAATACAAAAGTAGGGTACAAGATACAACGTGAAGCATAGAAAAGACCAGGCAATTACAAGTTTTAGACTTCGTTATTTGATTCACTTACCTTTGTGATAATATTCAATAGCTTGAGctcttttcttcaaagaaacACAACACCTGGCGATTTTCAAATGTAAATAGCCCTAAATTTAAGATGAATTGAATACAAAAAGCCCTTAGTCAGTATCATCCTAGTGCTCTAAGATACTTCTCTGAAGACATTCAGATGCATAAGTTATTGCACtagcaaaataataataagcagCAGCACtagcaaaaaaataataagaagcaTCATGGTTATGATCATCAAAAACATTGAAGAAACAAGCACTGACAATTTTGTTTGgcttgataatattttatcaaaaaaaGGTACTAAATATCATGAGAATATTTGATTTTCCTTACATTATATTTATTCCCCTCTCCTTCGAACATCATATAGTACTTCAATGCAGATTCATATTGATCAACAGTCATTAGTGAGTCTGCAACATCCATGATTAACTGAGGGTGAGCAGATGCGTGCTCTGCTTGTAACGCACTGAATAAAGCCTGCGATGCAATTTTGCATGGATCGAGAAAATGTATAACATTGAATTGATTGGAAAATCAACTTTATCAAGGAAGGACAAGAATAAATAGCAAATACACTGGTTCTCTGTTCAAACTCCTTTCCTAATTAAAACTATCAGCATGTTTTTGTTGATTGCAAGCAAATATTTTCTACCAGCACATGCAGGAAACATGAGTAAAAGCAAAAAAAAGGTTCAAATTGCATATGACTTATTCAGAAACCAAACACTTCACCATCTCACAGCTCAGGTACTTGACGCAAACATACCTATAGCTTTTCAAAAACCTAGAGAGTGACAAaagattaatttcttttttttataagaagctcaattttattaaaatttattgaaaGTTACACTATAGGCGGATAAGATATCCGCAAGACAAAAGACCgtaaaaaatcattaatatcAATAAAAACACAATTTCCAATCCCTGACTATTTCCGAAATAGTTAAATGCTTGAATTCAGCTATCTTTGTAGACCATGTTGCCACCATAAGTTTTATTCTCTTCCACACGATATCGCAAAATTTTGCCTCATCGTTGAATATTCTTCTATTCCTCTCTAGTCAAACCGACCAAAACATGCAGTGAATGACATCATTCCAGAATATCCGACATCTCCTACCATTAGGTAAACCAGGTTCGATCAAAAACATATCCCGCGCCGCTCTCGGAAAAATCCACTCCAACCCTATCTCCCGTAGTACTCTGCACCATATATTCCTCGGATATGCACAGTGAATAAGTATATGATCTTGATTCTCATCTTTTTTCCGATAGAGCATACACCAGTTCGGGCATAATACACAAGTAGGCCATCTCTTTTGTAAGAGACACAAGTCGGTAATTTTCCTAGCGCCACGATCCAAGAAAAAACTTGAACCTTATGTGGGGTTGGTTCTCACCAGATAttattaatgaattaatttctCAATCTAAAAAATGCATACAAgtgaattaaaaatttaaaagtccagaCACAATCGCAGTCCTACTTGAGATTAAAACCACAAAAGAATCGAGAAAGAAGTTAAATTATACGCAAAAGAATCTGAAATAATGGATAGTGACAAGCTGCATAATACAACATTACAAATGTGATATTGCTCAAAGATTGTTAAAACCACTCCTATTAGGTTAtcattgcaaaaaaaaaaaacgtcaTGTTCATAACTACATCGGAAGtagtaaattttaatttcatgATTACTAAGTATTagagattttattctttgtagcATTCAGATATGGATTGAACTAGCAAGGCCATGATTCAGCGTTGGGCCCTATCCGGTTGGTTACTATATGCGACTGTTTTGAGGATTATGAAGATGGCTACTAAGAGACACTCACGGAAGGTCAATCTCAACCTGTCTCAGTCCTGTAACCTGGCAAAGGTCTTACTCTTTCTATATTTTGGGAAATAATGAGAAAAACTAGTAGAAAATATACCAAACACGAATCCTAACAAACCTAGGAAAATCCTAATGAAGTATAAACTGGTATGATACGTTCTCTGACTTTAAACAGCAGACTCTTGAATAGTAAGCATTAGGGTTTGTTTGTGTAACAATTATTGCAAAGTTGAATTGTTCGATGGAGGTAATAAGATTCATAAGACCACATAAATGCACATGTATGGTTTGTGTTTTGATTCCAAAGTAATATAGCCAAAATCTACCTGACTAATTCACGGGTTTCACCCATCAATAAATGCAGACAAGTTTATTTACGAATATTTCAAAAGTACTTACATGGCTATCACCAATATAAACTGCCCAGATAATTATACTTTGTTGCGATTAAAAGTATCTCCACGTGTCCCTTATATATTAGTGGTTTAACATATGACTAAACAAGGAATTATCGGGATAATGTGTTACAATAAGGTAAGATAGTATTAAGAAAGTGGCAATATTAGGCACAGACAAACCTCTGCTTTCTCCATTTGTCTCAGATGAACATGGCAAATTCCAGCCTTGATCATTAAACTTAATGGAATTTCTTTTCCAGCAGAGTGAACCTTCTGTGTATGTTCGATATGGTCAAGAACTTTGGCATATGCATTGCTTTCCATGAGTATTGAAGCTAACATATCTATTAAACTTAGAACAGGATCGTCTATGTGATTGTGATTCCTGAGATGGTCCTCCAGAATACAGACTGCTCGCTCATTTTGCCCACATTTTTGGTAAAGctgaaacaagaaagaaaattcaagTTCATTTCTGACTTGGAAAACCTCTCACTCGTCTGTGataatataatatgataaaaaGGAGTTGAAATCAGTAATAATCTCTACATGATCATTGCtgctgataaaaaaaatttaagtactTGTACTTCAGTTGAACTCAAGTAAATAAATTTGCTGTTTCAAAGAGCAAAAAATcaacaatcaaatcaattcgAACCTGTGTAGCTTTTCTAAGAACTTCAACATTATCAGGATAAAGGCGTGAGATTTGCTCATACGAATCAGCAGCCTTTTGATGCTCTCCAAGCTCAAGAAAGAGAGATGCTCGCTGAAACTGAAGATCAATGTCTTCAGGATCTGCTGTTATAGCTTTGCCAAGACAGTAGTTTGCCTGCTTTTTGTCCCCAAGTTCTCTGCAGGTAATGTAAATCGGAAGTCAACAACTCACTTAATCTGAGAATTTTAACCCAACTTGGGTAAAAGAAAGCACATTCAACAGAACTTTGGATACTAATCAAGCAAGCAAACACAATTTGGATACTAATCATGcaagcaaacacaaattttacatTTGGAAGCATATGTATTTAATGTGAACAAATGGATCCAATATTGCTTTATATATGGAATCACAAAATTACTAACCACGACTGTACAAAGGCatcatttttttatatgaaaCAAGATTTTATAAGATTAAGAAAGATAATACAAGGAGGCGGATAAGATATCCGCAATTAGCAAACAGTAGTCCATACTTTCGTCAAAAACAAACAAGTCTCCAATCCCTGACTATATCGGAAATATTAAAATGACCAAGTCTGCCAACTTTTTTGACCAAGCGGCCACTCTAAATCTGATTTTCTCCCACAACTCGTCACAAGAGTCTTCCTTGTTGTTGAATATTCTTATATTCCGCTCCAGCCAAATGGACCAAAACACACAATGGATGATCTCATTCGAAAAAATCTTACACTTCCTGCCGTTAGGTAGACTCAAATCTATAAGAAACATACTCGCGCCGATGACCGATCTAGGAAAAATCCACTCCATCATGAATCATAGAGCCCACTTAGAATTGAGTTAAATGTAGACCAAATCCATTTGGGCGACATTTTGTTAGCTCTAATAACTAGTTTAGACTTTACattttttttcatcaaaatgtTTAATGTTCTAATCAACTGCTCACACAGACTCAGAGTATATTTTGTTAGCTCTAATGACTAGTTTAGActatacatattttttttcatcaaaatgtTTAATGTTCTAGTCAACTGTTCACACAGAGATAAGTTAGTAAATTATCCGTCTCTACTTTCTACTTCCCTTCAGAAAAATTCTTATTTCTTCAAAAACATACCAAGGCAAAATTATAGCATAAAATTGTAGAAATCTCAAGCCTTTTCAACTGTGGCATAAGGGCGTCAATGCTATCCAAGGTCATCACTTTACTTTGCAATTCATATCAAAGCAACTCTTCCTGGTACATTTTGCATTATTTTCATATCTGATTATGTTTTCACACACGGAGCATCGTAAGTTGAATGCAACATGAAATTCTCAGAATAAAAAGGCTCGGCGTTCATCTCTGCATGAAAAAGGTTCTTTTGAGACAGTTACATATGAAAATACTCACAAATAATTTTGGACACAAACTGTACAATCAAATGAGCATTTGGTCCTCGTG from Primulina tabacum isolate GXHZ01 chromosome 14, ASM2559414v2, whole genome shotgun sequence includes:
- the LOC142524154 gene encoding uncharacterized protein LOC142524154 isoform X3; protein product: MGAEHEDKKSTVDAYDARNHGEGSGGISTMDCSSINNPILFPDTSMQFNVVENPMESELESEQDVEINETCEEGDSTDDDDEECTFLFQGEMDPMTFVEEDNASELQPYQRLEQIQNDYEILAAKKRRTLDHEICEIPAKRFRQEEFLGASFEEIMETLNFGMKKKSTKSKKRGRKKGSKNKVNPEVTRKLGDATLHYAYGHFEEAICVLKEVIRLAPNLSAPYHQLGLIYKAMNDRKKALNFYMIAAHLTPRDASLWKLLVTWSIELGDKKQANYCLGKAITADPEDIDLQFQRASLFLELGEHQKAADSYEQISRLYPDNVEVLRKATQLYQKCGQNERAVCILEDHLRNHNHIDDPVLSLIDMLASILMESNAYAKVLDHIEHTQKVHSAGKEIPLSLMIKAGICHVHLRQMEKAEALFSALQAEHASAHPQLIMDVADSLMTVDQYESALKYYMMFEGEGNKYNGYLHLKIARCCVSLKKRAQAIEYYHKAIQKLNDGVDARLTLSSLLLEDGREDEAISVLSPPVEAESTPAPNSDVSKAWWHCGRIKLKLSQIYKAKGSCEAFVDVIFPVIRETLFLESVRRKVKPRKRLSRSVLSERAKVLDDHQTGRVFHRFRPVASSADLSKASRAKKLLRRKDAIKEAKRAAALAAGIDWESDDSDEESPVQRLFLEPPLPDLLKDEGHHHLILDLCKSLSSLRRYWDALEIINLCLKVECNTFSTEMKEELRTLGARIAYNLADPANGWDCVRYLVSQHPYSFAAWSCYYKAVSRFGIRFSKHNKFLHNMRTKHKDSVPPILISGHHFTMISQHQAAAREYLEAYKLMPDDPLVNLCAGTALINLALGHRLQNKHQTVLQGLAFLHNNARLCKDNQESLFNIARAYHHVGLVTLAVIYYEKVLAIHQSDLPIPKLPDENQDTDTKSRGYCDLRREAAYNLHLIYKKSGASDLARQVLKHYVVV
- the LOC142524154 gene encoding uncharacterized protein LOC142524154 isoform X4, whose protein sequence is MGAEHEDKKSTVDAYDARNHGEGSGGISTMDCSSINNPILFPDTSMQFNVVENPMESELESEQDVEINETCEEGDSTDDDDEECTFLFQGEMDPMTFVEEDNASELQPYQRLEQIQNDYEILAAKKRRTLDHEICEIPAKRFRQEEFLGASFEEIMETLNFGMKKKSTKSKKRGRKKGSKNKVNPEVTRKLGDATLHYAYGHFEEAICVLKEVIRLAPNLSAPYHQLGLIYKAMNDRKKALNFYMIAAHLTPRDASLWKLLVTWSIELGDKKQANYCLGKAITADPEDIDLQFQRASLFLELGEHQKAADSYEQISRLYPDNVEVLRKATQLYQKCGQNERAVCILEDHLRNHNHIDDPVLSLIDMLASILMESNAYAKVLDHIEHTQKVHSAGKEIPLSLMIKAGICHVHLRQMEKAEALFSALQAEHASAHPQLIMDVADSLMTVDQYESALKYYMMFEGEGNKYNGYLHLKIARCCVSLKKRAQAIEYYHKAIQKLNDGVDARLTLSSLLLEDGREDEAISVLSPPVEAESTPAPNSDVSKAWWHCGRIKLKLSQIYKAKGSCEAFVDVIFPVIRETLFLESVRRKVKPRKRLSRSVLSERAKVLDDHQTGRVFHRFRPVASSADLSKASRAKKLLRRKDAIKEAKRAAALAAGIDWESDDSDEESPRLFLEPPLPDLLKDEGHHHLILDLCKSLSSLRRYWDALEIINLCLKVECNTFSTEMKEELRTLGARIAYNLADPANGWDCVRYLVSQHPYSFAAWSCYYKAVSRFGIRFSKHNKFLHNMRTKHKDSVPPILISGHHFTMISQHQAAAREYLEAYKLMPDDPLVNLCAGTALINLALGHRLQNKHQTVLQGLAFLHNNARLCKDNQESLFNIARAYHHVGLVTLAVIYYEKVLAIHQSDLPIPKLPDENQDTDTKSRGYCDLRREAAYNLHLIYKKSGASDLARQVLKHYVVV
- the LOC142524154 gene encoding uncharacterized protein LOC142524154 isoform X6 gives rise to the protein MGAEHEDKKSTVDAYDARNHGEGSGGISTMDCSSINNPILFPDTSMQFNVVENPMESELESEQDVEINETCEEGDSTDDDDEECTFLFQGEMDPMTFVEEDNASELQPYQRLEQIQNDYEILAAKKRRTLDHEICEIPAKRFRQEEFLGASFEEIMETLNFGMKKKSTKSKKRGRKKGSKNKVNPEVTRKLGDATLHYAYGHFEEAICVLKEVIRLAPNLSAPYHQLGLIYKAMNDRKKALNFYMIAAHLTPRDASLWKLLVTWSIELGDKKQANYCLGKAITADPEDIDLQFQRASLFLELGEHQKAADSYEQISRLYPDNVEVLRKATQLYQKCGQNERAVCILEDHLRNHNHIDDPVLSLIDMLASILMESNAYAKVLDHIEHTQKVHSAGKEIPLSLMIKAGICHVHLRQMEKAEALFSALQAEHASAHPQLIMDVADSLMTVDQYESALKYYMMFEGEGNKYNGYLHLKIARCCVSLKKRAQAIEYYHKAIQKLNDGVDARLTLSSLLLEDGREDEAISVLSPPVEAESTPAPNSDVSKAWWHCGRIKLKLSQIYKAKGSCEAFVDVIFPVIRETLFLESVRRKVKPRKRLSRSVLSERAKVLDDHQTGRVFHRFRPVASSADLSKASRAKKLLRRKDAIKEAKRAAALAAGIDWESDDSDEESPVQRLFLEPPLPDLLKDEGHHHLILDIAFKEHKIKKRLQNIFLYFLLCKSLSSLRRYWDALEIINLCLKVECNTFSTEMKEELRTLGARIAYNLADPANGWDCVRYLVSQHPYSFAAWSCYYKAVSSLLGSRTLKLVNHFTFHCEVSVRHVTRYPSNISISA